The nucleotide window CCCGCCGGGTGGCGAAGGGCGAGCTGCCCATGCCCGACGACGACGTGCTGGCCGACCGCTACGAGATGGCCGACCGGGCGTTCGGCGGTGCGGGGCTGGGCTGGTACGAGGTGTCCAACTGGGCCCGCGACCGCGCCGCCCGGTGCCGGCACAACGAGCTGTACTGGGCCAACGCGAACTGGTGGGGGATCGGCCCCGGCGCGCACTCCCACGTCGGCGGGTTGCGCTGGTGGAACGTGAAGCACCCCGCCGCCTACGCCGACCGGATCGCCGCCGGCCTGCACCCGGCCGCCGACACCGAGCTGCTCAGCGCCGACGACCGGGCGCTGGAGCGGGTGATGCTCGGCCTGCGGCTGCGCGACGGACTGCCGCTGACCGCGCTGTCGCCGGCCGGGCGGGCGCGGGCAGCTGAGAGCGTCGTCCGCGGGCTGTTGGAGGCCGGGCCGCACGAGGCCGGTCTCGCCGTCCTCACCGACCGCGGCCGGCTGCTCGCCGACGCCGTGGTCCGCGACCTCACGGACTGAGGAAGGGCCCGACTGCCCCCACCACTCGCGAGCTCGTGGCGGGACCCTGCAGTCAGGCCGGGAAGCGTGCCGTGGGTGCGGAGGAGCTCAGGCGTGCAGGGCGGCGAGGAGGGACTCGCCGTAGCGCTCCAGCTTGGCCGCGCCGACACCGCTGACGGTGCCCAGCGCCGCCAGCGTCGTCGGTTCCTCGGTGGCGATCTGGCGCAGCGTCGCGTCGTGGAAGACGACGTAGGCCGGCACGCCCTGCTCCTTGGCCGTCGCCCCGCGCCAGGCCCGCAGCCGCTCGAAGGCGCCGGCGGCCGCGGCGGGCAGCTCGGGGGCGGCGGTGGCCCGGTCCTTCCGCGCCGACCGGCCCGAGCGCGCCGGGCGGTCGGGGTCGCGGCGCATCAGCACGGTCTGCTCCCGGCGCAGCACCGGCCCGCTGGCCTCGCTGAGCGCCAGGGTGGCGTACTCGCCCTGCACCGCGAGCAGCCCCTGCGCCAGCAGCTGGCGGGCGACACCGCGCCACTGGCCCTCGCTGAGGTCGGTACCGATGCCGAAGGTGGTCAGCTCGTCGTGCGAGTGCTGGGTGACCTTCTCGGTGCGCTTGCCCAGCAGGATGTCGATCGACTGGCCTGCCCCGAACGACTGCCCACGTTCGCGCTGCAGCCGCAGCACGGTCGACAGCAGCTTCTGCGCCGGCACGGTGGCGTCCCAGGACTCTGGCGGGGTCAGGCAGGTGTCGCAGTTGCCGCAGGGGGTGGCTTCCTGCCCGAAGTGGGCCAGCAGCCGCACCCGGCGGCACTCGACGGTCTCGCAGAGCGCCAGCATCGCGTCCAGCTGTGCCGACAGCACCCGGCGGTGCGCGGCGTCGCCGTCCGAGGTCTGGATCATCTTGCGCTGCTGCACGACGTCGGCCAGGCCGTAGGCCAGCCACGCGGTGGCCGGCTGCCCGTCGCGGCCGGCGCGGCCGGTCTCCTGGTAGTAGCCCTCGACCGACTTGGGCAGGTCCAGGTGGGCGACGAAGCGGACGTCGGGCTTGTCGATGCCCATGCCGAACGCGACCGTCGCCACCATCACCAGGCCGTCCTCGCGCAGGAAGCGGGACTGGTTCTGCGCGCGCACCTGCTGCTCGAGCCCTGCGTGGTACGGCAGCGCGGGGATGCCCTCGCGCACCAGCAGGTCTGCGGTCTTCTCCACCGACGCCCGGGACAGGCAGTAGACGATGCCGGCGTCGCCGGGGTGCTCGGTGCGCAGCAGGTCCAGCAGCTGCTTGTTCGGCGAGTCCTTCGGCGCGATCCGGTACTGGATGTTGGGCCGGTCGAAGCCGGCGACCACGTGCAGGGCGTCGTCGAGCTGCAGCCGAGTGCTGATCTCGGCGTGCGTGGCCGGGGTGGCGGTGGCGGTCAGCGCGATCCGGGGGACGTCGGGCCAGCGCTCGTGCAGCATCGACAGCGCCAGGTAGTCGGGCCGGAAGTCGTGGCCCCACTGGGCGACGCAGTGCGCTTCGTCGATGGCGAACAGCGCGATCTTCCCGCGCTCCAGCAGCCGCGCGGTCGGTGAGGACCCACCGCCCAGGGACTCCGGGGCCACGTAGAGCAGGTCGAGCTCCTGCGCCAAGAAAGCCTGCTCGACGGCCCGGCGCTCGTCGCGGTCCTGGCTGGAGTTGAGGAACCCGGCGCGCACGCCCAGCGCCTGCAGCGCGTCGACCTGGTCCTGCATCAGCGCGATCAGCGGGGAGACGACCACCCCCACGCCCTCGCGCAGCAGGGACGGCACCTGGTAGCACAGCGACTTGCCGCCACCGGTGGGCATGAGCACCAGCGCGTCACCGCCGGCCACGACGTGGTCGACCACCTCGCGCTGCGGCCCACGGAAGGCGTCGTAGCCGAACACCCGCTCCAGCACCTCGAGCGCGGGGTCGGTCGGCACGGGGGCCTCGATGACGTCCACACGGCGAGGGTAAGCGGGTCGGGCGCCCCCGTCTGACATCCGTCAGACGCTGTGGACGACGTCCGGCACTCCCGCCGGCCCCGGTGGGGCGACAGGCTGGACGCATGCCCGACACCCCGGCCCTCGACGTCGAGGGGCTCACCGTCCGCTACGGCACCACGCTCGCCGTCGACGGCGTCGACCTGCGCATCCCGGCCGGTGAGACCGTCGCCCTGCTGGGCTCCAACGGCGCCGGGAAGTCCTCCATCGTCAACGCCGCGCTCGGGCTGTTCCGCCCGGCCGCCGGGGCGGTCCGGCTGCTGGGCCGGTCCCCGGCCGAGGCGATCGCCTCCGGTGGGGTCGGCGCGATGCTGCAGCACGGCGGCCTGCCCAGCGAGACCCGGGTCGGGGAGGTGCTGGCCCTGGTCCGCCGCCGCTACGCCGACCCGTGGCCGGCCGAGGACCTGGTCGCCACCGCCGGCATCGACGGGCTGCTCGGCCGCCGGGTCGACGCGCTGTCCGGCGGCCAGCGGCAGCGGGTGCTGCTCGCCCTGGCACTGGCCGGCGCTCCACCACTGCTGCTGCTCGACGAGCCCACCTCGGCGATGGACGTCGAGGGGCGGCAGGCGTTCTGGTCGACGATGCGCACGCTGGCCGGGCGCGGGCACACCGTCGTCTTCGCCACCCACCACCTCGACGAGGCCGACGCGGTCGCCGACCGGGTGGTCGTCGTCGGCGGGGGCCGGGTGCTCGCCGACGGGACGGCGTCCTCGATCAAGTCGCGCATCGCCGGGCGCACCGTGCGCTTCCGCTGCCCCGGCCCCCGGGACGGGCTCGCCGCGCTCCCCGGTGTCAGCACCGTCGGCGGGGACGGCGACCTCGTGGAGCTGGCCACCGGCGACGTCGAGGCGACGCTGCGCGCCCTGCTCGGCAGCCGCGCCGTGCTGCCCGAGCTGGAGGTCCGCGGCGCCACCCTCGAGCAG belongs to Modestobacter sp. L9-4 and includes:
- the recQ gene encoding DNA helicase RecQ, with the protein product MDVIEAPVPTDPALEVLERVFGYDAFRGPQREVVDHVVAGGDALVLMPTGGGKSLCYQVPSLLREGVGVVVSPLIALMQDQVDALQALGVRAGFLNSSQDRDERRAVEQAFLAQELDLLYVAPESLGGGSSPTARLLERGKIALFAIDEAHCVAQWGHDFRPDYLALSMLHERWPDVPRIALTATATPATHAEISTRLQLDDALHVVAGFDRPNIQYRIAPKDSPNKQLLDLLRTEHPGDAGIVYCLSRASVEKTADLLVREGIPALPYHAGLEQQVRAQNQSRFLREDGLVMVATVAFGMGIDKPDVRFVAHLDLPKSVEGYYQETGRAGRDGQPATAWLAYGLADVVQQRKMIQTSDGDAAHRRVLSAQLDAMLALCETVECRRVRLLAHFGQEATPCGNCDTCLTPPESWDATVPAQKLLSTVLRLQRERGQSFGAGQSIDILLGKRTEKVTQHSHDELTTFGIGTDLSEGQWRGVARQLLAQGLLAVQGEYATLALSEASGPVLRREQTVLMRRDPDRPARSGRSARKDRATAAPELPAAAAGAFERLRAWRGATAKEQGVPAYVVFHDATLRQIATEEPTTLAALGTVSGVGAAKLERYGESLLAALHA
- a CDS encoding ATP-binding cassette domain-containing protein translates to MPDTPALDVEGLTVRYGTTLAVDGVDLRIPAGETVALLGSNGAGKSSIVNAALGLFRPAAGAVRLLGRSPAEAIASGGVGAMLQHGGLPSETRVGEVLALVRRRYADPWPAEDLVATAGIDGLLGRRVDALSGGQRQRVLLALALAGAPPLLLLDEPTSAMDVEGRQAFWSTMRTLAGRGHTVVFATHHLDEADAVADRVVVVGGGRVLADGTASSIKSRIAGRTVRFRCPGPRDGLAALPGVSTVGGDGDLVELATGDVEATLRALLGSRAVLPELEVRGATLEQAFLSLTTAPDGAPR